A window of Streptomyces armeniacus contains these coding sequences:
- a CDS encoding lantibiotic dehydratase C-terminal domain-containing protein, producing MAITLARVTSDPDVTRQTVEYARVGVLQEQEGWTPRLDAAHQPRRGALVRYAAHVRDGQLEAVLESLLHMHHNRLRDPDREVEAACRHAARQVCRSIRERRVGT from the coding sequence ATGGCCATCACACTCGCACGCGTCACGAGTGATCCGGACGTGACACGACAGACCGTTGAGTACGCCCGCGTTGGCGTACTTCAGGAGCAGGAGGGCTGGACTCCCCGATTGGACGCCGCACACCAGCCGCGCCGAGGCGCCCTGGTCCGCTATGCGGCTCACGTCCGTGACGGCCAGCTCGAAGCGGTGCTGGAGTCACTGTTGCACATGCACCACAACCGGCTGAGGGACCCTGACCGAGAAGTGGAGGCCGCCTGCCGTCACGCCGCCCGCCAGGTGTGCCGTTCCATCCGTGAACGGCGGGTGGGCACGTGA
- a CDS encoding ATP-binding protein, with the protein MTTLVDKLFRIRLAGIDAALPVSAARHYVRTTLESWHISAAGIDDAVLVAGELVTNALIHVGGDITLTLSTPGDNVLIEVQDAQPGQVHAPPPELCAESGRGLHIVAALATDHGCRPGPHAKVMWAQMTPR; encoded by the coding sequence ATGACGACGCTCGTGGACAAGCTCTTTCGCATTCGTCTGGCCGGAATCGACGCAGCCCTACCGGTGAGCGCCGCACGCCACTATGTCCGCACCACGCTGGAGTCGTGGCACATTTCCGCGGCCGGAATCGACGACGCCGTACTCGTGGCAGGCGAACTCGTCACCAATGCCCTCATCCACGTCGGCGGGGACATCACACTCACCCTGTCCACCCCAGGCGACAACGTCCTCATCGAAGTGCAGGACGCCCAACCAGGCCAGGTCCACGCTCCTCCCCCGGAGTTGTGCGCCGAGTCCGGCCGCGGACTGCACATCGTCGCGGCCCTGGCCACTGATCACGGCTGCCGCCCCGGCCCGCATGCGAAGGTCATGTGGGCCCAGATGACGCCGAGGTGA
- a CDS encoding MAB_1171c family putative transporter, whose product MQQLHPLCFALTTVGFVLLLWPPRRLRTDPALAALCATWGFSALSFAVSLEPVWKALDAALGRPSTGAQIAYGSVVALMACQLVTLAYWSLPREAARARARLSLAAAAMLIATLTVLFFQLTPRSSTPQGFTSAYAHTGTYQAYLTLYNLAYAGGEILLAVGCISVARRTGQVWVARGLRLAAVGAVLTLGYSSVRLAVVLAALGDRRLPAGAESAAWICADGGTVLVLAGWFVPTLAHVVAPQVRAWARAHRDFRRLGPLWSDLCAAVPTIALAPARTAAAETLRLRGISWHLYRRTTEIRDGQWALRHYLEASVRREAEHHRQAAGLTGQELAAAVTADQLRHAVRAFTHHQATGHLTEYADAPFRETTRTPDDEVTALLRIADHYTAAAPKWETPEPYERSDHMLGP is encoded by the coding sequence GTGCAGCAGCTCCACCCCCTGTGCTTCGCACTGACCACCGTCGGCTTCGTACTGCTGCTGTGGCCGCCGCGCCGCCTTCGTACGGATCCCGCGCTCGCGGCCCTCTGCGCGACGTGGGGATTCTCCGCCCTCTCGTTCGCCGTGTCCCTGGAGCCCGTGTGGAAGGCGCTGGACGCGGCACTGGGACGCCCCTCCACAGGCGCTCAAATCGCGTACGGATCTGTCGTCGCCCTGATGGCCTGTCAGCTGGTCACTCTGGCGTACTGGTCGCTGCCCCGGGAAGCAGCCCGTGCACGGGCCCGCCTCAGCCTGGCCGCCGCGGCGATGCTGATCGCCACGCTGACCGTGCTGTTCTTTCAGCTCACCCCGCGCAGCTCGACACCGCAGGGATTCACCAGCGCCTACGCGCATACGGGTACCTATCAGGCGTATCTGACGCTCTACAACCTCGCCTACGCCGGCGGTGAGATCCTCCTCGCGGTCGGCTGCATCTCTGTTGCCCGGCGTACTGGACAAGTGTGGGTGGCCCGCGGATTGCGCCTCGCCGCCGTCGGAGCCGTGCTGACCCTCGGCTACAGCAGCGTACGGCTGGCTGTCGTCCTCGCCGCGCTGGGCGATCGCAGACTGCCCGCCGGCGCCGAGTCGGCGGCGTGGATCTGCGCGGACGGAGGCACCGTGCTGGTGCTCGCCGGGTGGTTCGTTCCCACGCTCGCACACGTCGTGGCCCCTCAAGTACGTGCCTGGGCGCGGGCTCACCGGGACTTCCGACGCTTGGGCCCGCTGTGGTCCGACCTGTGCGCGGCCGTGCCCACGATCGCACTCGCCCCGGCGCGGACGGCCGCCGCTGAGACCCTGCGGCTGCGGGGGATCAGCTGGCATCTCTACCGACGTACCACCGAAATCCGGGACGGCCAGTGGGCGCTGCGGCACTACCTGGAGGCGTCGGTGCGACGGGAAGCCGAACACCACCGTCAGGCCGCGGGCCTGACGGGCCAGGAGCTCGCCGCCGCTGTCACAGCTGATCAGCTCCGGCACGCGGTGCGCGCCTTCACCCACCACCAGGCGACAGGGCACCTGACCGAGTACGCCGATGCGCCGTTCCGCGAGACCACGCGCACGCCGGATGATGAGGTGACCGCCCTGCTGCGTATCGCCGACCACTACACAGCTGCCGCACCCAAGTGGGAGACACCGGAACCGTATGAGCGATCTGACCACATGCTCGGCCCGTGA
- a CDS encoding lantibiotic dehydratase C-terminal domain-containing protein — translation MLELRDDDRTLRLDLSEPLHARILHSHLQRHAEADLTEAPSERDLGWIGHAHEMVVSLISARPPLPHPDVETAPVLTNRMLPNPGDSRQHWVQAKVFTHPNVMDQILTRRLPSLLAELGSPDCWFVRYRTPHEEDHLRLRIAALDPHRHAQVVHAIARWGGTDAR, via the coding sequence GTGCTGGAACTGCGCGACGACGACCGGACCCTGCGCCTGGACCTGAGCGAACCGCTGCACGCACGCATCCTCCACAGCCACCTCCAGCGCCACGCAGAGGCCGATCTGACCGAAGCTCCGAGCGAACGGGATCTCGGCTGGATCGGGCACGCGCATGAGATGGTGGTGTCGCTGATCTCCGCCCGGCCGCCGCTGCCCCACCCGGACGTGGAGACGGCACCGGTGTTGACCAACCGGATGCTGCCCAACCCCGGCGACAGCCGACAGCACTGGGTGCAGGCCAAGGTGTTCACGCATCCGAACGTCATGGATCAGATCCTCACCCGCCGGCTGCCGAGCCTCCTTGCTGAACTGGGCTCCCCGGACTGCTGGTTCGTTCGCTACCGCACGCCCCACGAGGAAGACCACCTGCGCTTGCGGATCGCCGCCCTCGACCCGCACCGGCACGCACAGGTAGTGCACGCCATCGCACGATGGGGGGGAACAGATGCAAGGTGA
- a CDS encoding lantibiotic dehydratase C-terminal domain-containing protein, whose amino-acid sequence MQGDALASRLVFDGYRPEIGCYGTGAALAAAEDVFVADSDTARHALSDLTGMDRKAPCSLSMIDLAWGPG is encoded by the coding sequence ATGCAAGGTGATGCCCTCGCCTCGCGGCTCGTCTTCGACGGCTACCGGCCCGAGATCGGCTGCTACGGCACCGGCGCAGCCCTGGCCGCCGCCGAGGACGTCTTCGTGGCCGACAGTGACACCGCCCGGCACGCGCTGTCCGACCTCACCGGCATGGACCGTAAAGCGCCGTGCTCCCTCAGCATGATCGATCTCGCCTGGGGCCCTGGGTGA
- a CDS encoding helix-turn-helix domain-containing protein yields the protein MTSEDTQDAQDSGGKNPISYVIFGRQHRRLREHAGFTVQQLHTASSYSADLIRKIERGDRRAQPDYIQKVEEVLGTNGLLLVASEELAKRLQWPDWFEKYVEAEANARSLQSYNTQVIHGLLQGEQYARAVLSAHYPTLDDDAVEARVAARLDRQSLLTRKPTCMLSFVIEEWVLRRPIGGKAAMREQLQHLIGCARMRNVAIQVLPTACETHAGFDGPMTLLETGEAKRVAYVEGQAGGAWGTATEEVRVLEGRYGIIRGQALSTEDSLRFVEQLAGEL from the coding sequence GTGACCAGCGAAGACACACAAGACGCACAAGACAGCGGCGGCAAGAACCCGATCAGTTACGTGATCTTCGGCCGTCAGCACCGGCGGCTGCGCGAGCATGCCGGGTTCACCGTGCAGCAGCTCCACACGGCGAGCAGCTACTCAGCGGACCTCATCCGCAAGATCGAGCGCGGCGACCGGAGAGCCCAGCCGGACTACATCCAGAAGGTTGAAGAGGTCCTGGGTACCAACGGATTGCTGCTCGTCGCCAGCGAGGAATTGGCGAAGCGCCTTCAGTGGCCCGACTGGTTCGAGAAGTACGTGGAGGCGGAGGCGAACGCCCGCAGCCTTCAGTCGTACAACACCCAGGTGATCCACGGTCTCCTGCAAGGCGAGCAATACGCCCGGGCTGTACTCAGCGCGCACTACCCCACGCTGGACGACGACGCGGTCGAAGCGCGAGTTGCCGCCCGGCTGGATCGCCAGTCGCTTCTGACGCGCAAACCGACGTGCATGCTGAGCTTCGTCATCGAGGAGTGGGTGCTACGCCGTCCGATTGGCGGGAAGGCTGCTATGAGGGAGCAGCTCCAACACCTGATCGGGTGCGCCCGCATGCGCAACGTCGCCATCCAGGTGCTCCCGACAGCTTGCGAGACGCACGCTGGATTCGACGGTCCGATGACGCTCCTGGAGACGGGGGAGGCCAAGCGAGTGGCGTACGTTGAAGGACAGGCAGGGGGCGCTTGGGGAACGGCTACGGAAGAGGTCCGAGTGCTTGAAGGCCGGTATGGAATCATCCGTGGCCAAGCCCTCAGCACTGAGGACTCGTTGAGGTTCGTTGAACAACTTGCGGGAGAGCTATGA
- a CDS encoding DUF6368 family protein: MSGPVLVIELAEAVPLSAIQRLRELLVRSSARFEEKRVGEYDLNIRAESLGIYETGGVDGRRPVLVSVMGPGIGDESVFKAEHADEVDQEPLIGFTPTHAIDVVAFCNRPVDHVVTALLTAAVMDVVGGVVNAELRNDQVPVVAGLPGVIATMTDPWPAAYGSAEFLKAWAQQPGFRLLK; this comes from the coding sequence ATGAGCGGACCGGTGTTGGTGATCGAGTTGGCGGAGGCCGTTCCCCTCTCGGCGATTCAGCGGCTCCGCGAACTTCTGGTTCGCTCCTCGGCACGGTTCGAGGAGAAGCGGGTCGGCGAGTACGACCTGAACATTCGCGCGGAGAGCCTCGGCATCTACGAGACTGGGGGCGTCGACGGACGGCGGCCCGTCCTGGTCTCCGTCATGGGGCCCGGTATCGGCGACGAGTCCGTCTTCAAGGCCGAACACGCCGACGAAGTCGATCAGGAACCTCTCATCGGCTTCACGCCGACGCACGCCATCGACGTCGTCGCCTTCTGCAACCGTCCCGTCGACCACGTCGTCACGGCCCTGCTGACCGCCGCCGTCATGGACGTGGTCGGTGGTGTCGTCAACGCCGAACTGAGGAACGACCAGGTGCCGGTGGTGGCCGGCCTTCCCGGCGTCATCGCCACGATGACCGATCCGTGGCCTGCCGCGTACGGTTCAGCGGAGTTCCTCAAAGCATGGGCTCAGCAGCCCGGCTTCCGGCTCCTGAAGTAG
- a CDS encoding DUF397 domain-containing protein: MSAEETTHGTADLAWFKSSYSGSNGGECIEVAACPETVHVRDSKDTSRPCLIAPPESWAAFVTYAAQHGVSH; this comes from the coding sequence ATGAGCGCCGAGGAGACCACGCACGGGACCGCTGACCTGGCGTGGTTCAAGTCCAGCTACAGCGGCAGCAACGGCGGAGAGTGCATCGAGGTCGCGGCCTGTCCGGAGACCGTCCATGTACGGGACTCCAAGGACACCTCCAGGCCCTGCCTGATAGCACCGCCCGAGTCCTGGGCGGCGTTCGTCACGTACGCCGCGCAACACGGTGTCTCCCACTGA
- a CDS encoding amidase produces MSDLTTCSARDQLRALDRGEVSSRELTAAHLEAIAAHPERNAVVTVDEPGALDAAEAADERRARGGLIPPLLGLPMTVKDSLETAGLRTTCGSPGLADHVPERDADAVALLRTAGVVLMGKTNVPPMCQDIQTGNPLFGSTRNPHDPTRTAGGSSGGAAVAVATHLTPWELGSDLAGSLRLPAHYCGTYGLRTSGGIVPTRGHIPRPPGAYNSTDMTVLGPLTRTADDLDLALDVLAAPRPADQTAWRLDLPGPRHTTLREYRVGVWADDPHCPVSAETRALLDQVAEELQHACDHVDDTTRPVEMATSDRLFTRLLFAGASVGADENTFSSAVRAAEEKPEHPFLHAQTMRHREWLLADEDRQRFRARWAEYFRHVDVLVTPAAPTEAVLDQTGMPISERHITVDGERRGYWEQTAWLNLASLVYLPAATVPLNFTRDDLPLGVQIIGPYLEDRTVSRFAGLLTARMH; encoded by the coding sequence ATGAGCGATCTGACCACATGCTCGGCCCGTGACCAGCTACGGGCGCTTGACCGCGGCGAGGTGAGCAGCCGCGAACTGACCGCCGCGCACCTGGAGGCCATCGCCGCGCATCCCGAGCGCAACGCGGTCGTCACCGTCGACGAGCCCGGCGCGCTGGACGCGGCGGAGGCTGCCGATGAGCGGCGGGCTCGCGGCGGGCTGATCCCGCCGCTGCTGGGCCTGCCCATGACGGTGAAGGACTCGCTGGAGACCGCCGGACTGCGGACCACCTGCGGGTCTCCCGGCCTGGCCGACCACGTCCCCGAGCGTGACGCCGACGCCGTCGCCCTGCTGCGTACCGCCGGGGTGGTGCTCATGGGGAAGACCAACGTTCCGCCGATGTGCCAGGACATCCAGACGGGCAACCCGCTGTTCGGGAGCACCCGCAACCCCCACGACCCCACGCGTACGGCAGGCGGTTCCTCCGGCGGCGCGGCGGTTGCCGTGGCAACCCACCTCACCCCCTGGGAACTCGGCAGCGATCTCGCAGGCTCGCTCCGGCTCCCGGCGCACTACTGCGGTACGTACGGGCTGCGCACCAGCGGCGGCATCGTGCCCACCCGAGGTCACATCCCGCGCCCACCCGGTGCGTACAACTCCACCGACATGACCGTGCTCGGCCCGCTCACCCGCACCGCCGACGACCTCGACCTCGCGCTCGACGTGCTCGCCGCGCCACGCCCCGCCGACCAGACCGCGTGGCGCCTGGACCTGCCGGGGCCCCGCCACACCACCCTGCGCGAGTACCGCGTCGGCGTGTGGGCGGACGACCCCCACTGCCCGGTCAGTGCGGAAACCCGGGCCCTGCTCGACCAGGTCGCGGAAGAACTCCAGCACGCCTGCGACCACGTGGACGACACCACCCGGCCCGTCGAAATGGCCACCTCCGACCGGCTGTTCACACGCCTGCTGTTCGCGGGTGCCTCGGTGGGCGCCGACGAGAACACCTTCTCCTCGGCGGTCAGAGCCGCCGAGGAGAAGCCCGAGCATCCCTTCCTCCACGCCCAGACGATGCGGCACCGGGAATGGCTGCTCGCGGACGAGGACCGTCAACGCTTCCGGGCACGGTGGGCCGAATACTTCCGGCACGTCGATGTCCTGGTGACGCCCGCGGCCCCCACCGAGGCCGTACTCGATCAGACCGGCATGCCGATTTCAGAGCGGCACATCACCGTCGACGGGGAACGCCGCGGCTACTGGGAGCAGACCGCCTGGCTCAACCTGGCTAGCCTCGTCTACCTTCCAGCGGCGACCGTCCCGTTGAACTTCACCCGGGACGACCTTCCCCTGGGAGTACAGATCATCGGTCCCTATCTGGAAGACCGGACTGTTTCACGCTTCGCCGGACTCCTCACGGCCCGGATGCACTAG
- a CDS encoding ATP-binding protein, which produces MPRRPEARGSAASMSRFLKSSDECGSARRWDHGVVVAVRIAITGRRHRALAHPQHQRLVRAGLRTHCLHPRSYLPRTRSGSASAGRRTPRRPQGCAVNPDARPWRGTVIYRWGEETANPTAGARAALSDALTAAGVEGEAREDAQLALSELVANAAEHAQGPYEVRLRMTAETWVCEVADGDTRLPRLSAGPPSVPFHPEKAGFGGGVEECLLGLLEERGRGLRIVDYLTRGAWGFRVSEAAKVVWFAIPGCPPRPCGRIAEAPGHPSRSAPMVTGE; this is translated from the coding sequence ATGCCCCGTCGCCCTGAGGCCCGGGGCAGCGCAGCGAGCATGTCGAGGTTCTTGAAGTCCTCTGACGAGTGCGGTTCCGCTCGTCGTTGGGACCACGGTGTCGTGGTCGCGGTCCGAATCGCGATCACCGGGAGGCGGCATCGTGCCCTCGCTCACCCTCAGCATCAGCGTCTTGTTCGTGCTGGCTTGCGTACCCATTGCCTACATCCCCGTTCGTACCTGCCTAGAACCCGGTCCGGGTCGGCATCGGCGGGGCGGCGGACGCCACGCCGCCCGCAGGGGTGCGCGGTGAATCCGGACGCTCGCCCGTGGCGCGGCACTGTGATCTACCGCTGGGGCGAGGAAACGGCGAACCCCACTGCGGGGGCGAGAGCGGCGCTCAGTGATGCGCTCACGGCCGCCGGTGTCGAGGGTGAGGCCAGAGAAGACGCGCAACTCGCTCTGTCGGAACTCGTTGCGAATGCGGCCGAGCATGCGCAGGGCCCGTACGAGGTCCGGCTGCGCATGACGGCTGAGACATGGGTCTGTGAGGTTGCGGACGGAGATACTCGCCTGCCCCGGTTGTCAGCGGGCCCACCGTCCGTTCCGTTTCACCCCGAGAAGGCAGGCTTCGGCGGGGGAGTGGAGGAGTGTCTGCTCGGCCTGCTGGAAGAACGGGGGCGTGGCTTGCGGATTGTGGACTACCTGACGCGCGGAGCTTGGGGCTTCCGCGTATCGGAGGCGGCGAAGGTCGTTTGGTTCGCCATCCCAGGCTGTCCACCCCGGCCGTGCGGGCGAATTGCTGAGGCTCCTGGCCATCCGTCTCGTTCCGCCCCGATGGTGACGGGTGAGTAG
- a CDS encoding XRE family transcriptional regulator: MTSGETPQPDEPRLEGAVLDGESVADRLNRLFEVVHPPGRGEYTNREVAAGIRAQGGETISVSQLHYLRTGERTNPRRDTLEALATFFKVSPSYFFSGAEGAQIAADLEELRRLRASGVQRIAARTAGLSDKSLNALLHQIEHYRDLEGLPPDEDTEAR, translated from the coding sequence ATGACCAGCGGTGAAACGCCCCAGCCGGACGAGCCGCGGCTGGAGGGAGCGGTGTTGGACGGTGAATCCGTGGCTGACCGGCTCAACAGGCTCTTTGAGGTGGTTCATCCGCCAGGTCGCGGCGAGTACACCAATCGGGAGGTTGCAGCCGGAATTCGCGCTCAGGGCGGCGAGACGATTTCGGTCAGTCAACTGCACTATCTACGAACAGGAGAGCGAACAAATCCACGACGGGACACGCTGGAAGCTCTGGCGACTTTTTTCAAGGTGAGTCCCAGTTACTTCTTCTCGGGTGCCGAGGGTGCGCAGATCGCAGCCGATCTAGAGGAGTTGCGGCGACTGCGGGCCAGTGGCGTACAGCGGATCGCCGCTCGAACCGCTGGCCTGTCAGATAAGAGTCTGAATGCATTGCTTCATCAGATCGAGCATTACCGCGATTTGGAAGGGCTGCCGCCGGACGAGGATACTGAAGCTCGGTGA